The Nocardia higoensis genome has a segment encoding these proteins:
- the eccD gene encoding type VII secretion integral membrane protein EccD produces MDHIDEDASRGIVRAPDLARVTILAKHTQVDMAIPVDVPVALVIPSVVDMVAQHSRSNDFDNEGERFEPAEWVLARIGHPPFSNSLSLGEHGVRDGELLMLESASHTAPTPLFDDIMYNVAIADADHFRGWTPRTARLTGSILAALTMLVGCLGLLAAPEALPVWVSGSVALAVAILLVVAGMVLSRMYGDTATALVLAGCALPAAFTAGMLYVPDHYGWAHLLLASSLLGATAILSWRVTGVGLALFIGAAALAVYAVPAALVGMLTDQSVRAIGAVAAALGLLGLSLAPRVSMLLAKLPLPPVPSPGTPIDPTEDDPDDHRALPTLDVLRAKSDHARQYLAGLVSATTSTTVVGALAATDHQADDPYWQGIALALVCAAVLMFRSRTYAGAEQAVVLIAGGAAIVLIMLTGMALTMEIPLAVFGVAMLILVSALILGIIIPNQSATPPMRRAVELLEYGFVAAVLPLVFWVTSLYSVVRGL; encoded by the coding sequence ATGGACCACATCGACGAAGATGCTTCACGGGGCATCGTACGCGCGCCGGACCTGGCCCGGGTGACGATCCTCGCCAAGCACACCCAGGTCGACATGGCGATCCCGGTCGATGTCCCGGTGGCGCTGGTGATTCCCAGTGTCGTGGACATGGTCGCCCAGCACAGCCGCAGCAACGACTTCGACAACGAGGGTGAACGATTCGAGCCGGCCGAATGGGTGCTGGCCAGGATCGGGCATCCACCGTTCTCCAACTCGCTGTCCCTCGGCGAGCACGGCGTGCGCGACGGCGAGTTGCTGATGCTCGAAAGCGCCTCGCACACCGCGCCGACCCCGCTGTTCGACGACATCATGTACAACGTCGCGATCGCCGACGCCGACCACTTCCGTGGCTGGACGCCGCGCACCGCGCGGCTGACCGGCTCGATCCTGGCCGCGCTCACCATGCTCGTCGGCTGTCTGGGCCTGCTGGCCGCGCCGGAGGCGCTGCCGGTGTGGGTGAGCGGTTCGGTGGCGCTGGCGGTGGCCATCCTGCTGGTGGTGGCGGGCATGGTGCTGAGTCGGATGTACGGCGACACCGCCACCGCGCTCGTGCTCGCGGGGTGCGCGCTCCCGGCCGCATTCACCGCCGGAATGCTCTACGTACCAGATCATTACGGGTGGGCGCATCTGCTGCTGGCCTCCAGTCTGCTCGGCGCGACCGCCATCCTGTCCTGGCGGGTGACCGGGGTCGGGCTCGCGCTGTTCATCGGCGCCGCCGCCCTCGCGGTCTACGCCGTCCCGGCCGCGCTGGTCGGCATGCTCACCGATCAGTCGGTACGCGCGATCGGCGCGGTCGCCGCGGCACTGGGCCTGCTCGGTCTGTCCCTCGCGCCCCGGGTGTCCATGCTGCTGGCGAAACTGCCGCTGCCGCCGGTCCCCTCCCCCGGCACTCCGATCGACCCGACCGAGGACGATCCGGACGACCATCGCGCCCTGCCCACCTTGGACGTGCTGCGGGCCAAGTCCGATCATGCCCGGCAGTACCTGGCCGGTCTGGTCTCCGCGACGACGTCGACGACCGTCGTCGGCGCGCTCGCCGCGACCGATCACCAGGCCGACGACCCGTACTGGCAGGGCATCGCGCTCGCGCTAGTCTGCGCGGCGGTACTGATGTTCCGCAGCCGCACCTACGCGGGCGCCGAGCAGGCTGTCGTGCTGATCGCCGGTGGCGCCGCGATCGTGCTGATCATGCTGACCGGGATGGCACTGACGATGGAGATTCCGCTCGCCGTGTTCGGCGTGGCGATGCTGATCCTGGTGTCGGCGCTGATCCTGGGCATCATCATCCCGAACCAGTCGGCGACACCGCCGATGCGTCGTGCCGTGGAACTGCTGGAATACGGGTTCGTGGCCGCGGTGCTGCCGCTGGTGTTCTGGGTGACCTCGCTCTACTCCGTCGTCCGCGGGCTGTGA
- the mycP gene encoding type VII secretion-associated serine protease mycosin, protein MSASFGVGANGGVALADRPPAVDPGLKPPGDPAAPPDKTERPANSHCADIVTGGEGPTIPDAQRALDLERAWQFSKGAGQRIAVIDTGVARHPRLPGLEAGGDFVANVGDGTEDCDGHGTLVAGIIAASQIPGQGFAGVAPEAQIITIRQTSKMYQKEGRSAEKAPEDLPDSYGNLHTMASAIVRAADMNVSVINISEVWCGTGSPDADNKVGAALRYAAVEKNVVVVVAAGNKDDSCKGENQVIDPLDPTADPWSNVTYNISPARWDDYVLAVGSVDANGAPSSFTIPGPWVGVAASGENMVSLDPRGTGTAIGTVDQRGQQGYITGTSFATPVVAGVAALVRARFPELSALEVIERIQATAHAPAEGWNPYIGYGAVDPVAALTHAVPDALPPKEPAPARSRQLAVPAPPTPPDHTARNVALIGTGVIATASILGYLASFPIRRRFGVGGDEM, encoded by the coding sequence ATGAGCGCATCTTTCGGAGTCGGCGCGAACGGCGGTGTCGCGCTGGCTGATCGGCCGCCCGCGGTGGACCCGGGCCTGAAACCGCCGGGCGATCCGGCCGCGCCGCCGGACAAGACCGAACGCCCCGCCAACTCCCACTGCGCGGATATCGTCACCGGTGGCGAAGGCCCGACGATCCCGGACGCCCAGCGCGCGCTGGATCTCGAGCGCGCCTGGCAGTTCTCCAAGGGCGCGGGTCAGCGCATCGCGGTGATCGACACCGGGGTGGCTCGGCATCCGCGCCTGCCCGGTCTGGAGGCGGGCGGTGATTTCGTCGCGAACGTGGGTGACGGCACCGAGGACTGCGACGGTCACGGCACCCTGGTGGCGGGCATCATCGCCGCGTCCCAGATCCCTGGGCAAGGGTTCGCCGGCGTCGCACCCGAGGCGCAGATCATCACGATCCGCCAGACCAGCAAGATGTATCAGAAGGAAGGCCGCTCGGCGGAGAAGGCGCCCGAAGATCTTCCCGACAGCTACGGCAATCTGCACACGATGGCTTCGGCGATCGTGCGCGCCGCCGACATGAATGTATCGGTCATCAACATCTCCGAAGTCTGGTGCGGCACCGGCAGCCCGGACGCGGACAACAAGGTCGGCGCCGCGCTGCGTTACGCGGCGGTGGAGAAGAACGTCGTCGTGGTCGTCGCCGCGGGGAACAAGGACGATTCCTGCAAGGGCGAGAACCAGGTCATCGACCCGCTCGACCCGACCGCCGACCCGTGGAGCAACGTCACCTACAACATCAGCCCGGCCCGCTGGGACGACTACGTGCTGGCCGTCGGCTCCGTCGACGCGAACGGCGCGCCGTCGAGTTTCACGATTCCCGGCCCGTGGGTGGGTGTGGCCGCTTCCGGGGAGAACATGGTCTCCCTGGATCCACGCGGCACCGGCACCGCGATCGGCACGGTCGACCAACGCGGTCAGCAGGGCTACATCACCGGCACGAGTTTCGCCACGCCCGTCGTCGCAGGCGTCGCCGCACTCGTCCGCGCGCGCTTCCCCGAGCTGAGCGCGCTGGAGGTCATCGAGCGCATCCAAGCCACCGCGCACGCGCCGGCCGAGGGGTGGAATCCCTACATCGGTTACGGGGCGGTCGATCCTGTCGCCGCGCTGACCCACGCGGTGCCGGACGCACTGCCGCCCAAGGAGCCCGCCCCGGCCAGGAGCAGGCAACTGGCGGTGCCCGCGCCACCCACGCCGCCGGACCACACCGCCCGGAATGTGGCGCTCATCGGCACCGGCGTGATCGCGACCGCGTCGATCCTGGGGTATCTGGCCTCGTTCCCGATCCGCCGCCGATTCGGCGTCGGTGGCGACGAGATGTAA